A single region of the Leptothrix cholodnii SP-6 genome encodes:
- a CDS encoding MocE family 2Fe-2S type ferredoxin, whose amino-acid sequence MPQWTPVCAFDDIDDEDVRRFDHAGKTFAIYRYDDKVYASDGLCTHEQVHLCDGLVQAHVIECPKHNGRFDIRDGRPLGAPVCVALKTYPAKVEGGEILIDVA is encoded by the coding sequence ATGCCCCAATGGACCCCCGTCTGCGCCTTCGACGACATCGACGACGAAGACGTGCGCCGCTTCGACCACGCCGGCAAGACCTTCGCGATCTACCGCTACGACGACAAGGTCTACGCCAGCGACGGCCTGTGCACCCACGAGCAGGTGCACCTGTGCGACGGCCTGGTGCAGGCGCACGTGATCGAGTGCCCCAAGCACAACGGCCGCTTCGACATCCGCGACGGCCGCCCGCTGGGCGCGCCGGTGTGCGTGGCGCTCAAGACGTATCCGGCCAAGGTCGAGGGCGGCGAGATCCTGATCGACGTCGCGTGA
- a CDS encoding EAL domain-containing protein has translation MRSLLKSKPLRHIASALRRAAGRLHERSSLRRLSSGLLLTMAAGLLVPALVGVTALTELRQKQIDQELVDKLENTAVLLGSSLVVPAWNYDIQGMTRITEAAMLDPQVVRITVRDPASAPLVSVEQPERRRGRSVVQRQDMRLSGQVIDKTEVAGSVEIEFDDSLAQQQFKNDRQVYAFILLGQLLLSLGLMLAALHLWVLKPLTSLSAFSSRVAGGDFEHPLDWSRPDEIGRLALQMDKMRADLKTSFAEQRAILTNIELGVIFERGGLIQLASRQAERSFGHPPGFMSGLPILAIYPEDARAGIASARAMAAIATGDGRHEEELMLHRRDGSQFWAHLRVRQLDPAQPQAGCIWVIEDISARKAVEDEVNRLAFYDPLTQLPNRRLLRDRLAQALAASARSGMHGALIFIDLDNFKSLNDTLGHARGDQLLKLVGQRLTHCVRESDTVARLGGDEFVVIVQDLGARLDECATQAEGVGEKILDALNQPYPLDGHVRHSTPSIGITLFADDRDSVDDLLKEADMAMYQAKTAGRNTLRFFDADMQAMLVQRAALEEDMRESMRLSHFLLHYQPQVVGSGRITGAEVLLRWPHPLRGLVPPAEFIPLAEDTNLITALGHWVLETACKTLADWSAQDDMKHLSVSVNVSARQFRQPHFVAEVMSILERTGADPHLLKLELTESLLVEDVEDIVAKMSALKSRGVGFSLDDFGTGYSSLAHLKRLPLDQLKIDQSFVRDILTDPNDLAIGRMVVALADSLGLTVIAEGVELAAQRELLAQIGCDAYQGYLFSRPLPREPFEACCRAARQAVA, from the coding sequence GTGCGTTCGCTGCTGAAGTCGAAGCCGCTGCGGCACATCGCGTCTGCACTGCGCCGGGCCGCCGGCAGGCTGCACGAACGCAGCAGCCTGCGTCGCCTGAGCAGCGGCCTGCTCCTCACGATGGCGGCCGGCCTGCTGGTGCCGGCGCTGGTCGGGGTCACGGCATTGACCGAGCTGCGTCAGAAGCAGATCGACCAGGAACTGGTCGACAAGCTCGAGAACACGGCCGTCCTGCTCGGCAGCAGCCTGGTGGTGCCGGCCTGGAACTACGACATCCAGGGCATGACCCGCATCACCGAAGCGGCCATGCTGGACCCGCAGGTGGTGCGCATCACGGTTCGCGATCCGGCCTCGGCGCCACTGGTCAGCGTGGAGCAGCCCGAGCGCCGGCGGGGCCGGTCGGTGGTGCAGCGCCAGGACATGCGACTGAGCGGCCAGGTGATCGACAAGACCGAGGTCGCGGGCAGTGTCGAGATCGAGTTCGACGACAGCCTGGCACAACAGCAGTTCAAGAACGATCGGCAGGTCTACGCCTTCATCCTGCTGGGGCAGCTGCTGTTGTCGCTGGGCCTGATGCTGGCGGCCCTGCACCTGTGGGTGCTCAAGCCGCTGACCAGCCTGAGCGCCTTTTCCAGCCGGGTCGCCGGTGGCGACTTCGAGCACCCGCTCGACTGGAGCCGGCCCGATGAAATCGGCCGTCTGGCGCTGCAGATGGACAAGATGCGCGCCGACCTGAAGACGTCTTTCGCCGAGCAGCGGGCGATCCTGACGAACATCGAACTGGGCGTCATCTTCGAGCGCGGCGGGCTGATCCAGCTGGCCAGCCGCCAGGCCGAGCGCTCGTTCGGCCACCCGCCCGGCTTCATGTCGGGCCTGCCGATCCTGGCGATCTATCCGGAAGATGCCCGCGCCGGCATCGCGTCTGCGCGAGCGATGGCGGCCATCGCCACCGGCGACGGTCGCCATGAGGAAGAGCTGATGCTGCACCGCCGTGACGGCTCGCAGTTCTGGGCCCATCTGCGCGTCCGCCAGCTCGATCCGGCCCAGCCCCAGGCCGGCTGCATCTGGGTCATCGAGGACATCTCGGCGCGCAAGGCGGTCGAAGACGAAGTCAACCGGCTGGCCTTCTATGACCCGCTGACCCAGCTGCCCAATCGCCGCCTGCTGCGCGACCGCCTCGCCCAAGCCCTGGCGGCCAGCGCCCGCAGCGGCATGCACGGGGCGCTGATCTTCATCGATCTCGACAATTTCAAGAGCCTCAACGACACCCTCGGGCACGCGCGCGGCGACCAGCTGCTCAAGCTGGTGGGCCAGCGCCTGACGCATTGCGTGCGCGAGAGCGACACCGTGGCCCGGCTCGGCGGCGACGAGTTCGTCGTCATCGTGCAGGACCTCGGCGCCCGCCTCGACGAGTGCGCCACCCAGGCCGAAGGGGTGGGCGAGAAGATCCTCGACGCACTCAACCAACCCTACCCGCTCGACGGCCATGTGCGCCACAGCACGCCCAGCATCGGCATCACCTTGTTCGCCGACGACCGCGACAGCGTCGACGACCTGCTCAAGGAGGCCGACATGGCGATGTACCAGGCCAAGACCGCCGGCCGCAACACGCTGCGTTTCTTCGACGCCGACATGCAGGCCATGCTGGTGCAGCGGGCGGCGCTGGAGGAGGACATGCGCGAGTCGATGCGGCTGTCGCACTTCCTGCTGCACTACCAGCCGCAGGTGGTCGGCTCGGGCCGCATCACCGGCGCGGAGGTGCTGCTGCGCTGGCCGCATCCGCTGCGCGGCCTGGTGCCGCCGGCCGAATTCATCCCGCTGGCCGAAGACACCAACCTGATCACGGCCCTGGGCCACTGGGTGCTGGAAACGGCCTGCAAGACGCTGGCGGACTGGTCCGCACAGGACGACATGAAGCACCTGTCGGTGTCGGTCAACGTCAGCGCCAGGCAGTTCCGGCAGCCCCATTTCGTGGCCGAGGTGATGAGCATCCTCGAGCGCACCGGTGCCGATCCGCACCTGCTCAAGCTGGAACTGACCGAAAGCCTGCTGGTGGAGGACGTCGAGGACATCGTCGCCAAGATGTCGGCCCTGAAATCGCGTGGCGTCGGGTTTTCGCTCGACGATTTCGGCACCGGCTATTCATCGTTGGCACACCTCAAACGCCTGCCGCTGGACCAGCTCAAGATCGACCAGAGCTTTGTCCGCGACATCCTCACCGACCCGAACGACCTGGCGATCGGCCGGATGGTCGTGGCCCTGGCCGACAGCCTGGGACTGACCGTCATCGCCGAAGGCGTGGAACTGGCCGCGCAGCGCGAGCTGCTGGCGCAGATCGGCTGCGACGCCTACCAGGGCTACCTGTTCAGCCGGCCCCTGCCCCGCGAGCCGTTCGAGGCCTGCTGCCGGGCGGCACGGCAGGCCGTGGCCTGA
- a CDS encoding LacI family DNA-binding transcriptional regulator — protein sequence MATIFDVAQLAGVSIKTVSRVVNREPRISPETFEKVSRAIEMLGYEPHRGARLMRSGKSGLIGFITGLFSDIEIAQTRAGLSDLSILRGAQQACRAAGKTLLAADMGTGRSRDADAVAKLLKTFASHRVEGVIYAAPYHQQVLLPPLKDTPLLLVNCFDLDHTPAVVPDDGLGQARVVDHLVAQGHRRIGYVGVDENMVAGRLRKAAFLDACARHGLDPAHCPALIGSTLQTPDPFTPLRPALQQIVGRTPRPTALCLGNDVMALEAIRELETLGLRVPQDIAVIGYDNDEVICEVTRPRLSTVVLPYFEMGQIAVQRLLERIAGEPAPAEAWQRVAGEVIARDSVSALAPVSTADTPAASTSTPTPAASLP from the coding sequence ATGGCCACCATCTTCGACGTCGCGCAGCTCGCGGGGGTCTCGATCAAGACCGTCTCGCGGGTCGTCAATCGCGAGCCACGCATCAGCCCGGAGACCTTCGAGAAGGTCAGCCGCGCGATCGAGATGCTGGGCTACGAGCCGCACCGCGGCGCGCGCCTGATGCGCTCGGGCAAGTCGGGGCTGATCGGCTTCATCACCGGCCTGTTCAGCGACATCGAGATCGCCCAGACCCGCGCCGGCCTGTCGGACCTGAGCATCCTGCGCGGCGCCCAGCAGGCCTGCCGCGCCGCCGGCAAGACGCTGCTGGCCGCCGACATGGGCACCGGCCGTAGCCGCGACGCCGACGCGGTGGCCAAGCTGCTCAAGACCTTCGCCTCGCATCGCGTCGAGGGCGTCATCTACGCCGCGCCCTATCACCAGCAGGTCTTGCTGCCGCCGCTGAAGGACACGCCGCTGCTGCTGGTCAACTGCTTCGACCTGGACCACACCCCGGCGGTCGTGCCCGACGACGGCCTCGGCCAGGCCCGCGTGGTCGATCACCTGGTGGCCCAGGGCCATCGGCGCATCGGCTATGTCGGCGTCGACGAGAACATGGTGGCGGGGCGGCTGCGCAAGGCGGCGTTCCTGGACGCCTGCGCGCGGCACGGGCTCGACCCGGCGCATTGCCCGGCGCTGATCGGCTCGACGCTGCAGACCCCGGACCCGTTCACGCCGCTGCGCCCGGCGCTGCAGCAGATCGTCGGCCGCACGCCGCGTCCCACCGCGCTGTGCCTGGGCAACGACGTGATGGCGCTGGAGGCGATCCGCGAGCTGGAGACGCTGGGCCTGCGCGTGCCGCAGGACATCGCCGTGATCGGCTACGACAACGACGAGGTGATCTGCGAGGTCACCCGCCCGCGCCTGAGCACCGTCGTGCTGCCCTATTTCGAGATGGGCCAGATCGCGGTGCAGCGCCTGCTGGAACGCATCGCCGGCGAGCCCGCGCCGGCCGAAGCCTGGCAGCGCGTCGCCGGCGAAGTGATCGCGCGCGACTCGGTGTCGGCGCTCGCCCCCGTATCCACAGCGGACACGCCCGCCGCGTCCACGTCAACCCCCACACCTGCCGCCTCATTGCCATGA
- a CDS encoding glycoside hydrolase family 32 protein, which yields MTQPDHRPPCSHRPQYHFTAPQNWINDPNGVCFHAGRYHLYYQYNPNASKWGDIHWGHASSADLVTWRDEPLALAPSAGPDAGGCFSGSFAVVDGLPTVYYTGYTTERQVQCVATSADLIHWTKHPERTLVQPPAGVEGHDFRDPYVFRHDGHWYMALGASLDHERGQCLLYRSADGIHWEDRGVLYAAEDSRLGVMWECPNFFPLGSPGQEKWVLTVSLWLGLGVHAFVGRFENERFVPEWSGPLDVDAGAFAHLTTRVPDGRTLQWAWANEQREQPLIDADGWAGAMTVPRQLGLDAQGGLTQAPVAEVALLRQAEVALQPVADAAPAQRWRFAGRHLDIEARFAAPGRYKVGLTLLANPAGSEVTRVVYWPEARRLSIERGRSSLEHGVKRQDVHAHLLLQPGEDLTLRVLLDGSMLEVFANDRVCLTTRVYPTDPASELGEVYSEGPDAVDCRVWAMGSMWPEGLVRPPLVKQPVA from the coding sequence ATGACCCAGCCCGACCACCGCCCCCCCTGTTCCCACCGCCCGCAATACCACTTCACCGCGCCGCAGAACTGGATCAACGACCCCAACGGCGTGTGCTTCCACGCCGGCCGTTACCACCTCTACTACCAGTACAACCCGAACGCCAGCAAGTGGGGCGACATCCACTGGGGCCACGCCAGCAGCGCCGACCTGGTCACCTGGCGCGACGAGCCGCTGGCGCTGGCGCCGTCGGCCGGGCCCGACGCGGGCGGCTGCTTCTCCGGCAGCTTTGCGGTCGTCGACGGGCTGCCCACCGTCTACTACACCGGCTACACCACCGAGCGCCAGGTGCAGTGCGTGGCCACCAGCGCCGACCTGATCCACTGGACCAAGCACCCCGAGCGCACGCTGGTGCAGCCGCCGGCCGGTGTCGAAGGCCATGATTTCCGCGACCCCTACGTCTTCCGGCACGACGGCCACTGGTACATGGCGCTGGGCGCGTCGCTCGACCATGAGCGCGGCCAGTGCCTGCTCTACCGCAGCGCCGACGGCATCCATTGGGAAGACCGCGGCGTGCTCTACGCTGCCGAGGACAGCCGCCTGGGCGTGATGTGGGAGTGCCCGAACTTCTTCCCGCTCGGCAGTCCTGGCCAAGAGAAGTGGGTGCTGACTGTGTCGCTGTGGCTGGGCCTGGGCGTCCATGCGTTTGTCGGCCGCTTCGAGAACGAACGCTTCGTGCCCGAATGGAGCGGCCCGCTCGACGTCGATGCCGGTGCCTTCGCGCACCTGACCACCCGCGTGCCCGACGGCCGCACCCTGCAATGGGCCTGGGCCAACGAGCAGCGCGAGCAGCCGCTGATCGACGCCGATGGCTGGGCCGGCGCGATGACCGTGCCGCGCCAGCTGGGCCTGGACGCGCAAGGCGGCCTGACCCAGGCGCCGGTGGCCGAGGTGGCGTTGCTGCGCCAGGCCGAAGTGGCGTTGCAGCCGGTGGCTGACGCGGCGCCCGCTCAGCGCTGGCGCTTTGCCGGCCGCCACCTCGACATCGAGGCGCGCTTTGCGGCCCCCGGCCGCTACAAGGTCGGTCTCACGCTGCTGGCCAACCCGGCCGGCAGCGAAGTCACCCGCGTGGTCTATTGGCCCGAAGCGCGGCGCCTGAGCATCGAGCGCGGGCGCAGTTCGCTGGAACACGGCGTCAAGCGCCAGGACGTTCATGCCCACCTGCTGCTGCAGCCGGGCGAGGACCTGACGCTGCGCGTGCTGCTCGACGGCAGCATGCTGGAGGTGTTCGCCAACGACCGCGTCTGCCTGACCACCCGCGTCTACCCCACGGACCCGGCCAGCGAGCTCGGCGAGGTCTACAGCGAAGGCCCGGATGCGGTCGACTGCCGCGTCTGGGCGATGGGCTCGATGTGGCCCGAGGGTCTGGTGCGCCCGCCGTTGGTCAAGCAGCCGGTGGCTTGA
- a CDS encoding pseudouridine synthase, giving the protein MTELPVLWRDEHLIAIHKPARWLVHRTGLDAGETRFIVQTLRDQLGGQHVYPAHRLDKGTCGVLLLALHPEAARGLAMSFARHEVKKRYLALVRGWMPAEVEVDHPLRPDDTPPDSPAQSAHTRLRRLAALDWPEAADPGFTTTRASLVEARPTTGRRHQIRRHLKHIAHPILGDATHGKGPLNRWWAERLGLQRLWLHAWRLQIAHPITGEALDLHSGLQWDGCRLSVAPDGPQDLQDWQRVLAAPAWSPGIKPPAA; this is encoded by the coding sequence ATGACCGAGCTGCCCGTTCTCTGGCGTGATGAACACCTGATCGCCATCCACAAACCCGCCCGCTGGCTGGTGCACCGCACGGGCTTGGACGCAGGCGAAACCCGGTTCATCGTCCAGACCCTGCGCGATCAGCTGGGCGGCCAGCACGTCTACCCCGCGCACCGGTTGGACAAGGGCACTTGCGGCGTGCTGCTGCTGGCGCTGCACCCCGAAGCCGCGCGCGGCTTGGCGATGTCCTTCGCCCGCCACGAGGTGAAGAAACGCTACCTGGCGCTGGTGCGCGGCTGGATGCCGGCAGAAGTTGAAGTCGACCATCCGCTGCGCCCCGACGACACGCCGCCCGACAGCCCGGCGCAATCCGCCCACACCCGCTTGCGCCGCTTGGCGGCGCTGGACTGGCCCGAGGCCGCCGACCCTGGCTTCACCACCACCCGCGCCAGCCTGGTCGAAGCCAGGCCCACCACCGGCCGGCGCCACCAGATCCGCCGCCACCTGAAACACATCGCCCACCCGATCCTGGGCGACGCCACGCACGGCAAAGGCCCGCTCAACCGCTGGTGGGCCGAGCGCCTGGGCCTGCAGCGGCTGTGGCTGCACGCGTGGCGCCTGCAGATCGCGCATCCGATCACGGGCGAAGCGCTCGACCTGCACAGCGGCCTGCAGTGGGACGGCTGCCGCCTGAGCGTGGCGCCAGACGGGCCGCAGGATCTGCAGGACTGGCAGCGCGTCCTGGCGGCGCCAGCCTGGTCACCGGGCATCAAGCCACCGGCTGCTTGA
- a CDS encoding sugar ABC transporter substrate-binding protein yields the protein MTVSSPLRRSLVVLGLAALGASAAQAQTSLSMWYHGAGNPKEKELMTGIISDFNKSQKEWKVELQQFPQEAYNTSVVAAAVAGKLPDILDVDGPVMPNWAWSKYLQPLALPAGATDKFLPGTIGTYNGKVYSVGLWDAACAMFARKSVLQAHNIRIPTLDKPWTKAEFDAALVTLQKSGKFQYPIDLGLAWKGEWYSYAFGPFLQSHGGDLLNAAAPKANGTLNGRAGVEFGTWWQSLFTRKLTPGTSQSGADRETGFLDGKYALQWNGNWAALPALKKFGDDLVFLPAPDFGKGPKIGAASWQFGVSATSKNAKGANAFIAFALKDKYLAAFSDGIGLIPSTPAAAALTQNYKKGGPLEVFFALSAKQATLRASTPGYAGASGEFEKALADIANGGKVADALDNAADAIDADLKKNGNYR from the coding sequence ATGACCGTCTCGTCCCCCCTTCGCCGCAGCCTCGTCGTCCTGGGCCTGGCTGCCCTCGGTGCCAGCGCCGCCCAAGCCCAGACCTCGCTGTCGATGTGGTATCACGGTGCCGGCAACCCGAAGGAGAAGGAGCTGATGACGGGGATCATCAGCGACTTCAACAAGAGCCAGAAGGAGTGGAAGGTCGAGCTGCAGCAGTTCCCACAGGAGGCCTACAACACCTCGGTGGTGGCCGCCGCGGTGGCCGGCAAGCTGCCTGACATCCTCGACGTCGACGGCCCGGTGATGCCCAACTGGGCCTGGTCGAAGTACCTGCAGCCGCTGGCCCTGCCGGCCGGCGCGACCGACAAGTTCCTGCCCGGCACGATCGGCACCTACAACGGCAAGGTCTACTCGGTCGGCCTGTGGGACGCGGCCTGTGCGATGTTTGCCCGCAAGTCGGTGCTGCAGGCCCACAACATCCGCATCCCGACGCTCGACAAGCCCTGGACCAAGGCCGAGTTCGACGCCGCACTCGTGACGCTGCAAAAGAGCGGCAAGTTCCAGTACCCGATCGACCTGGGCCTGGCCTGGAAGGGCGAGTGGTACTCGTACGCCTTCGGCCCCTTCCTGCAGAGCCACGGCGGTGACCTGCTGAACGCGGCTGCGCCCAAGGCCAACGGCACGCTCAACGGCCGTGCCGGCGTCGAGTTCGGCACCTGGTGGCAGAGCCTGTTCACGCGCAAGCTGACCCCGGGCACCTCGCAGAGCGGCGCCGACCGCGAGACCGGCTTCCTCGACGGCAAGTACGCGCTGCAGTGGAACGGCAACTGGGCCGCGCTGCCGGCGCTGAAGAAGTTCGGCGACGACCTGGTCTTCCTGCCGGCGCCCGACTTCGGCAAGGGCCCGAAGATCGGCGCCGCGTCGTGGCAGTTCGGCGTCTCGGCCACCAGCAAGAACGCCAAGGGCGCGAACGCCTTCATCGCCTTTGCGCTCAAGGACAAGTACCTGGCGGCCTTCTCCGACGGTATCGGCCTGATCCCGTCGACCCCGGCGGCCGCGGCGCTGACGCAGAACTACAAGAAGGGCGGCCCGCTGGAGGTGTTCTTCGCGCTGTCGGCCAAGCAGGCCACGCTGCGCGCGTCGACGCCGGGTTATGCCGGCGCGTCGGGCGAGTTCGAGAAGGCGCTGGCCGACATCGCCAACGGCGGCAAGGTCGCCGATGCACTCGACAACGCCGCCGACGCGATCGACGCCGACCTGAAGAAGAACGGCAACTACCGCTGA
- a CDS encoding ABC transporter ATP-binding protein — MHDVRLSAIRKSYTSGTTVIPGLDLEIPAGSFTVLVGPSGCGKSTLLRMVAGLESVSGGQILIGGRDVTHLEPADRGIAMVFQSYALYPHMTVAENIGFPLTIARRPKAEIDAAVKKAADVLQLGPLLDRTPKALSGGQRQRVAIGRAIVRNPSVFLFDEPLSNLDASLRGQMRVELADLHRKIGATMIYVTHDQVEAMTMADQIVVLNKGHIEQAGSPMDLYREPATPFVAGFLGSPNMNLIEGALAREMGCEVYGIRPEHLDISRDSGRWPATVHHIEHLGADCIVYADVRGVGTLTVRADGEQPGLAVGQTIHLSPRAGFEHRFSGGRRVN; from the coding sequence ATGCATGACGTCCGCCTCTCCGCCATCCGCAAGTCGTACACCTCCGGCACCACGGTGATCCCGGGGCTCGACCTGGAGATCCCCGCGGGCTCCTTCACCGTGCTGGTCGGCCCGTCGGGCTGCGGCAAGTCGACGCTGCTGCGCATGGTCGCGGGGCTGGAGTCGGTCAGCGGCGGCCAGATCCTGATCGGCGGCCGCGACGTGACCCACCTGGAGCCGGCCGATCGTGGCATCGCGATGGTGTTCCAGTCGTACGCGCTCTACCCGCACATGACGGTGGCCGAAAACATCGGCTTCCCGCTGACCATCGCGCGCCGGCCCAAGGCCGAGATCGACGCGGCGGTCAAGAAGGCCGCCGACGTGCTGCAGCTCGGCCCCCTGCTCGACCGCACGCCCAAGGCGCTGTCGGGCGGCCAGCGCCAGCGCGTGGCGATCGGCCGCGCGATCGTGCGCAACCCGTCGGTGTTCCTGTTCGACGAGCCGCTCTCCAACCTCGACGCCTCGCTGCGCGGGCAGATGCGCGTCGAGCTGGCCGACCTGCACCGCAAGATCGGCGCGACCATGATCTACGTGACGCACGACCAGGTCGAGGCGATGACCATGGCCGACCAGATCGTCGTGCTCAACAAGGGCCACATCGAGCAGGCCGGCTCGCCGATGGACCTGTACCGCGAGCCGGCCACGCCCTTCGTCGCCGGCTTCCTGGGCTCGCCCAACATGAACCTGATCGAAGGCGCGCTGGCCCGCGAGATGGGCTGCGAGGTCTACGGCATCCGCCCCGAGCACCTCGACATCAGCCGCGACAGCGGCCGCTGGCCGGCCACCGTGCACCACATCGAACACCTGGGCGCCGACTGCATCGTCTACGCCGACGTGCGTGGCGTCGGCACGCTGACGGTGCGCGCCGACGGCGAACAGCCCGGCCTGGCGGTCGGCCAGACCATCCACCTGAGCCCGCGCGCCGGCTTCGAGCACCGCTTCAGCGGCGGCCGGCGGGTGAACTGA
- a CDS encoding carbohydrate ABC transporter permease, producing the protein MTQTPTIPTTTRAPGAASARRAGLLMVSPAMLLMGLFLIVPFVLAFTMSFTNQRLVSPNPTQFVGLENYRQMLGLGVLVLEPEKDAQGAIAREADGSPTYPGLRQFTRDNPDYPHLDRKREWFHLDWTGDSRLYVLASDVIFMKALVNTVLFVVVVAPVQALLALLLAMLINQPLRGINVFRTIYFMPVVISMVVVAFLWRFIYAGDNGLLNSLLQQLTFGAFQPVDWLGQPGTALWAIMAMSVWQGVGFHMIVWLSGLQTIPASLYEAAALEGASKWQVFRYVTWPGLRNTAILVMVVITMQAFTLYPQIDVMTRGGPLDSTQSLVFQAVQRGYGKQDIAGGSAISVFLFLFVLAISLGQRWLTRERQVDKSH; encoded by the coding sequence ATGACCCAGACCCCGACCATTCCCACGACGACGCGTGCACCCGGCGCGGCCAGCGCGCGCCGTGCGGGCCTGCTCATGGTCTCGCCGGCCATGCTGCTGATGGGCCTGTTCCTGATCGTGCCCTTCGTGCTCGCGTTCACGATGTCGTTCACCAACCAGCGGCTGGTGTCGCCCAATCCGACCCAGTTCGTCGGCCTGGAGAACTACCGCCAGATGCTCGGCCTGGGCGTGCTGGTGCTCGAACCCGAGAAGGACGCACAAGGCGCCATCGCCCGCGAGGCCGATGGCAGCCCCACCTATCCGGGCCTGCGCCAGTTCACCCGCGACAACCCCGACTACCCGCACCTGGACCGCAAGCGCGAGTGGTTCCACCTCGACTGGACCGGCGACAGCCGCCTCTACGTGCTGGCCAGCGACGTGATCTTCATGAAGGCGCTGGTCAACACGGTGCTGTTCGTGGTGGTGGTGGCGCCGGTGCAGGCCCTGCTGGCGCTGCTGCTGGCGATGCTGATCAACCAGCCGCTGCGCGGCATCAACGTCTTTCGCACCATCTACTTCATGCCGGTGGTGATCTCGATGGTGGTGGTCGCCTTCCTGTGGCGCTTCATCTATGCCGGCGACAACGGCCTGCTGAACTCGCTGCTGCAGCAGCTGACCTTCGGCGCCTTCCAGCCGGTCGACTGGCTGGGCCAGCCCGGCACCGCACTGTGGGCCATCATGGCGATGTCGGTCTGGCAGGGCGTGGGCTTCCACATGATCGTCTGGCTGTCGGGGCTGCAGACGATTCCCGCCTCGCTGTACGAGGCCGCCGCGCTCGAAGGCGCGTCGAAGTGGCAGGTCTTCCGCTACGTCACCTGGCCGGGCCTGCGCAACACCGCGATCCTGGTGATGGTCGTCATCACGATGCAGGCCTTCACGCTCTACCCGCAGATCGACGTGATGACGCGCGGCGGCCCGCTCGACTCGACCCAGTCGCTGGTCTTCCAGGCGGTGCAGCGCGGCTACGGCAAGCAGGACATCGCCGGCGGCTCCGCGATCAGCGTCTTCCTGTTCCTGTTCGTGCTGGCGATCTCGCTGGGCCAACGCTGGCTGACGCGGGAACGCCAGGTCGACAAGAGCCACTGA
- a CDS encoding carbohydrate ABC transporter permease, with protein MSHPMMPTLARRALHYVLLSWIALIFIFPIVFMIVSSLKPDLQLLQDASSLRAFLPVGDISLDNYRAAFQRVPIGHFIVNSVMVTAITMVLSLAICSMAAFAFVFLEFPGRNLLMAVVLATFIVPFESIAIPLLLVVNNLPWIGADGLTIGWLNSYHVQIIPFVSDALTIYLFVQYFRDLPRDLVEAARVDGASYFQIYRRVIVPLAGPVFATAAILKFLAMYNQYLWPVMSAQSEDYRPIMVGLQYFFQLNIAWGEMMAYLTVITVPVLLFYLSLQRAFIASIASTGVKG; from the coding sequence ATGAGCCACCCCATGATGCCCACGCTGGCACGCCGCGCGCTGCACTACGTGCTGCTGAGCTGGATCGCGCTGATCTTCATCTTCCCGATCGTCTTCATGATCGTGTCGTCGCTCAAGCCCGACCTGCAGCTGCTGCAGGACGCCAGCTCGCTGCGCGCCTTCCTGCCGGTGGGCGACATCTCGCTCGACAACTACCGCGCGGCCTTCCAGCGCGTGCCGATCGGCCACTTCATCGTCAACTCGGTGATGGTCACGGCGATCACGATGGTGCTGTCGCTGGCGATCTGCTCGATGGCGGCGTTTGCCTTCGTGTTCCTGGAGTTCCCGGGCCGCAACCTGCTGATGGCGGTGGTGCTGGCCACCTTCATCGTGCCCTTCGAGTCGATCGCCATCCCGCTGCTGCTGGTGGTCAACAACCTGCCGTGGATCGGCGCGGACGGCCTCACGATCGGCTGGCTCAACTCGTACCACGTGCAGATCATCCCGTTCGTGTCGGACGCGCTGACGATCTACCTGTTCGTCCAGTACTTCCGCGACCTGCCGCGTGATCTGGTCGAGGCCGCCCGCGTCGACGGCGCGAGCTACTTCCAGATCTACCGCCGCGTGATCGTGCCGCTGGCCGGCCCGGTGTTCGCGACCGCCGCGATCCTGAAATTCCTCGCCATGTACAACCAGTACCTGTGGCCGGTGATGTCGGCCCAGTCGGAGGACTACCGCCCGATCATGGTCGGCCTGCAGTACTTCTTCCAGCTCAACATCGCCTGGGGCGAAATGATGGCCTACCTGACCGTCATCACGGTGCCGGTGCTGCTGTTCTACCTGAGCCTGCAGCGCGCGTTCATCGCCTCGATCGCCTCCACCGGGGTCAAGGGTTGA